One genomic region from Candidatus Babeliales bacterium encodes:
- a CDS encoding UvrD-helicase domain-containing protein, translating to MSVSFHEFFQTQLNQAQQKAVNHTKGSLLVTAGAGSGKTRIITARIVNLIMNEHIHPTAIVALTFTNKAAREMQERITNFLGKLPFMPFIGTFHSYCLYLLKRNAKLLPYETFSIMDADDQHKLLSKLIKRYSLGKQTTARKLAYHISTYKNSSHYEGNDPQTKIEPLVSQVYQAYEHEKELSKCFDFDDLLLETLKLFRKNPALKKEHHTFIRHILVDEYQDTNIVQHQLLKHMVLQGTKKMAIDSLCVVGDEDQSIYSWRGATIANIMNFKIDFPDVTTITIEQNYRSVQSILHVANKVIEHNEQRNPKTLWSERTGRQRVYRITCVSGYQEAEAIAQCAKALIRVNKLRSSAVLYRAHHQSRIIEEALLRHTIPYKIIGGIQFYERAEIKDLLAYLRLIVNPFDRIAASRIINTPARGLGDKFQEQLFQLWTKDPFSTLTDICTKMCEEDVVTGIKQQSVKAFIQCFTNIQSTDSPTIALERIIEKTEYFAYLKRSYEPQDAQAKSDNVKELLQAVQYAEKQGTKSLSAFLDEIALMQEKMHDKDTDHEHIQLMTLHAAKGLEFDTVILVGLEEGLLPSSRSLMEAQNAEEECRLFYVGITRARERLLLAKARFRHTFGSMEHQSSSRFLDHLSDTLAPHEDLSYAKEPQIEGFFAEWLHAPLPGPERSPVITFTNTFSEFIPAHLKQETRKKIHTTGWKKHAPVKHPKFGVGIVKEVEKKGNNKTYITASFKSGIKKIDAKFLLPL from the coding sequence ATGTCAGTTTCATTTCACGAGTTTTTTCAAACGCAGCTTAATCAAGCACAACAGAAAGCTGTAAATCATACTAAAGGTTCGCTACTAGTGACTGCTGGAGCAGGCTCTGGGAAAACACGTATTATCACCGCACGTATCGTCAATCTCATTATGAACGAACACATACACCCAACAGCAATTGTTGCGCTAACATTCACTAATAAAGCTGCACGAGAAATGCAAGAACGAATCACTAACTTTCTTGGGAAGCTCCCATTTATGCCATTTATTGGCACGTTCCATTCATATTGTTTGTACCTACTCAAGCGCAATGCAAAGCTTCTTCCATACGAAACATTCTCAATTATGGACGCAGACGACCAACACAAATTGTTGAGCAAATTGATCAAACGATACTCGCTTGGAAAACAAACAACAGCAAGAAAACTCGCCTACCATATTTCAACATATAAAAATTCATCTCATTACGAAGGCAACGATCCACAAACAAAAATCGAACCCCTTGTCAGCCAGGTTTATCAAGCATATGAACACGAAAAAGAACTCAGTAAATGTTTTGACTTTGACGACTTATTACTAGAAACACTCAAACTATTTCGTAAAAATCCGGCACTGAAAAAAGAACATCATACATTCATACGACATATCCTGGTCGACGAATACCAAGACACAAATATTGTGCAACACCAATTGTTAAAACATATGGTCTTGCAAGGAACCAAAAAAATGGCAATCGATTCGTTGTGCGTTGTGGGCGATGAAGATCAATCTATTTATTCATGGCGAGGTGCTACCATAGCTAACATCATGAACTTCAAAATAGATTTTCCCGATGTAACCACAATCACAATTGAACAAAATTATCGCTCGGTACAATCAATTTTACATGTCGCGAATAAAGTTATTGAACATAACGAGCAACGCAATCCAAAAACGCTCTGGTCCGAACGAACTGGACGACAACGTGTATACCGCATTACCTGTGTTTCTGGTTATCAAGAAGCAGAAGCAATTGCACAATGCGCAAAAGCGTTAATAAGAGTCAATAAATTACGATCATCCGCTGTCCTCTATCGAGCGCACCATCAGTCGCGGATTATCGAAGAAGCATTATTGCGCCATACCATCCCATATAAGATCATTGGCGGCATTCAATTTTATGAACGTGCAGAAATCAAAGACTTACTTGCATACCTACGTTTAATCGTTAACCCGTTCGATCGTATTGCAGCATCACGCATTATCAACACACCAGCGCGGGGATTAGGCGATAAGTTTCAAGAACAATTGTTTCAACTATGGACAAAAGATCCATTCAGTACACTCACCGACATTTGTACAAAAATGTGCGAAGAAGATGTAGTAACCGGAATAAAACAACAGAGTGTAAAAGCATTCATACAATGCTTTACTAACATTCAATCGACCGACAGCCCAACCATTGCACTAGAACGAATCATAGAAAAAACTGAATACTTTGCATATCTCAAAAGAAGTTATGAGCCGCAAGATGCACAAGCAAAAAGCGACAACGTTAAGGAACTATTACAAGCAGTACAATATGCAGAAAAACAAGGCACCAAATCTCTGAGTGCATTCCTTGATGAAATCGCACTCATGCAAGAAAAGATGCATGACAAAGATACAGATCATGAGCATATACAACTCATGACACTGCATGCCGCCAAAGGCCTTGAGTTTGATACTGTTATACTCGTAGGCCTTGAAGAAGGACTCTTACCAAGCAGCCGCTCTTTGATGGAAGCACAGAATGCAGAAGAAGAATGTCGCTTGTTTTATGTTGGTATTACACGCGCACGTGAGCGATTATTACTCGCCAAGGCACGATTCCGACATACATTTGGCAGTATGGAACACCAATCTTCATCACGATTCTTAGATCATCTTTCTGATACCCTTGCACCACATGAAGATTTATCCTACGCAAAAGAACCACAAATCGAAGGATTCTTTGCTGAATGGTTGCATGCACCATTACCTGGACCAGAACGTTCCCCAGTAATCACCTTTACCAATACGTTTTCAGAATTCATTCCTGCACATCTCAAACAAGAGACACGCAAAAAAATACATACGACTGGTTGGAAAAAACATGCACCAGTCAAACATCCCAAGTTCGGAGTAGGCATCGTAAAAGAAGTTGAAAAAAAAGGAAACAACAAAACATATATCACTGCTAGCTTCAAAAGTGGTATTAAAAAGATCGACGCTAAATTCTTATTACCACTCTAG
- the hflX gene encoding GTPase HflX — protein MSKKAEPINIDKPKVLLVGIQAPYNKTKYIDSYFAEFLNLAKTNQLEWVDVYFTKIRSIDASTFLTKGKLEEITKLCNEHNIDHVVISEPLTAQQARNLTELFSAKVFDRTQLILEIFEKAALSAEGKIQVEIAFLQYQKSRLAGHGIHMSQQAGGIGTRGLGETAKEKESRHIEEHILKLKKKLHQLELTRETQRKQRLANRIPNICLIGYTNAGKSTILNALTKSHVLAEDKLFATLDTTTRELFINGVKKGVISDTVGFIQQLPTRLIEAFKSTLSELQYADLLLHVIDLSDLNWESHIKIVHDILNDLNVHKDILYVFNKVDKTEDLEALKPALNPYRPQVLVSASSKDGLAALKTYLSFWTPER, from the coding sequence ATGAGTAAAAAAGCAGAACCGATCAACATTGATAAGCCCAAAGTTCTTCTTGTTGGAATACAAGCTCCTTATAATAAAACAAAGTATATAGATTCATACTTTGCTGAGTTTCTTAATCTTGCAAAAACCAATCAACTGGAATGGGTCGATGTTTATTTCACCAAAATCAGATCCATTGACGCAAGTACCTTCCTTACTAAAGGCAAATTAGAAGAGATCACTAAACTGTGTAATGAGCATAATATAGATCACGTCGTTATCTCAGAACCGCTTACAGCGCAACAGGCACGCAACCTCACAGAATTATTTAGCGCAAAGGTCTTTGATCGCACACAATTAATTCTCGAAATTTTTGAAAAGGCTGCGCTATCCGCCGAAGGGAAAATTCAGGTCGAGATCGCATTTCTCCAGTACCAAAAATCACGACTTGCAGGCCATGGAATCCATATGTCTCAACAGGCTGGTGGGATTGGAACGAGGGGTCTTGGTGAAACCGCTAAAGAGAAAGAATCACGTCATATTGAAGAACATATTTTAAAACTAAAAAAGAAATTGCATCAGCTCGAACTGACAAGAGAAACACAACGCAAACAAAGATTGGCAAACCGAATCCCAAACATCTGCCTAATCGGATATACCAACGCAGGCAAATCAACCATTCTGAATGCGCTCACCAAGAGCCATGTTCTAGCTGAAGACAAGCTCTTTGCAACTCTTGATACCACAACTCGTGAGCTCTTCATCAATGGTGTAAAAAAAGGTGTTATCTCAGATACCGTTGGTTTCATACAACAGCTTCCCACTCGATTGATCGAGGCATTTAAGTCAACGCTCTCAGAACTTCAATATGCAGATCTTCTTCTCCATGTCATTGATCTCTCAGATCTAAATTGGGAATCACATATCAAGATCGTACACGACATACTCAATGACCTTAATGTACATAAAGATATTCTGTACGTCTTTAATAAGGTAGATAAAACAGAAGATCTAGAAGCACTGAAACCGGCTCTCAATCCTTATCGTCCTCAGGTGCTTGTCTCCGCATCAAGCAAGGATGGGCTCGCGGCACTCAAAACATATCTTTCATTTTGGACGCCAGAGCGCTAG
- the rplS gene encoding 50S ribosomal protein L19 gives MKAGHFTKETIRDLGAYKRDFPQFAAGDRIVVSQRIKEGNKERLQAFEGDVISIKHNGASSTFTVRKIGANGVPVERIYPFYSPVIDSITLKRKGDVCRAKLYYLRDRVGKAGRVKEKIVARDQVEVAQEAPEAAIEQAAE, from the coding sequence ATGAAAGCAGGACATTTTACCAAAGAAACTATTCGTGACCTCGGAGCATACAAGCGAGATTTCCCTCAGTTTGCTGCCGGTGATCGCATTGTTGTATCGCAGCGCATCAAAGAAGGAAATAAAGAACGACTCCAGGCTTTTGAAGGCGATGTCATCAGTATTAAGCATAATGGTGCATCCTCTACGTTTACTGTCCGAAAAATCGGAGCAAACGGTGTTCCTGTAGAGCGTATCTATCCTTTTTATTCTCCTGTCATCGATTCAATCACTCTCAAACGCAAGGGTGATGTCTGCAGAGCAAAACTGTACTACCTTCGTGATCGCGTTGGTAAGGCAGGTCGTGTGAAAGAAAAGATCGTGGCACGAGATCAAGTAGAAGTTGCACAAGAGGCTCCTGAAGCGGCAATAGAACAGGCTGCTGAATAA
- the rpsP gene encoding 30S ribosomal protein S16 produces MAVKIRLARFGKKKAPVYRIVAVDSRQSRDGKYIDNLGTYEALTGTFVKFEKDRIQEWIAKGAQASDAVKKLQKKYAKGA; encoded by the coding sequence ATGGCAGTAAAAATTCGTCTTGCTCGCTTTGGTAAGAAAAAGGCACCTGTGTATCGTATCGTGGCTGTGGACTCGCGCCAAAGCCGTGACGGGAAATACATTGACAATCTTGGAACCTATGAAGCGTTGACTGGTACATTTGTGAAGTTTGAAAAAGATCGTATTCAGGAATGGATTGCTAAGGGCGCCCAGGCAAGCGATGCCGTCAAGAAGCTCCAAAAGAAATATGCCAAGGGTGCATGA
- the trmD gene encoding tRNA (guanosine(37)-N1)-methyltransferase TrmD, which produces MNISILTVFPEIFGPFLATSLVKKAQEKKLVSFDVTSYFSFVKPKERIDAPTCGHGSGMLIKPRVVEDAIASQDKKHGKSFRIFFSPQGKKLDQPLLEATAKKIQSYDHVILASSRYEGMDARVEQEYADLVISVGDFVVMGGDIPAMLFLEGLLRHIPGVIGRKESVEQDSFSGPFVDYPEFTEPVEWRGKKVPDVVLSGNHAELQKWRESQAAYKTIKEHFDWFRTSPMTEHQKNLGKSCIPSHYAVLMHSDVIVDQDRVGTTSITSLDIHDIARSARTYGLDGYFLVSPLKDQQQIAQTLLDFWQEGKGVTYNAQRAEALASVALKNNLSEVLMEIEAREGKKPLIIATSAREVDHPSLITYYDQGDVWSQERPVLLVFGTGRGLAPEVVASSDYLLLPVAGFTEFNHLSVRSAVAVIFDRWLGWNRKRI; this is translated from the coding sequence ATGAACATATCAATTCTGACCGTTTTCCCAGAGATATTCGGTCCATTCCTTGCCACAAGTCTCGTTAAAAAAGCTCAAGAAAAGAAGCTCGTTTCGTTTGACGTCACGAGCTATTTTTCGTTTGTAAAGCCAAAGGAGCGTATCGATGCTCCTACCTGTGGGCATGGGTCAGGCATGTTGATTAAGCCTCGTGTTGTAGAGGATGCAATTGCGTCACAGGATAAGAAGCATGGCAAATCGTTTCGTATTTTCTTTTCGCCACAGGGTAAAAAACTTGACCAACCTCTCCTTGAAGCAACTGCTAAAAAGATCCAGTCCTATGATCACGTTATCCTTGCAAGCTCCCGTTATGAGGGTATGGATGCTCGCGTGGAACAGGAGTATGCCGACTTAGTTATATCGGTTGGTGACTTTGTGGTTATGGGCGGAGATATCCCAGCTATGTTGTTCTTGGAAGGATTGCTACGACATATTCCGGGTGTAATCGGTCGTAAAGAATCGGTTGAGCAGGATTCATTTTCTGGGCCATTTGTTGATTATCCAGAATTCACTGAACCAGTGGAATGGCGCGGTAAAAAGGTGCCGGATGTGGTGCTCTCAGGTAACCATGCTGAGCTTCAAAAATGGCGAGAAAGTCAGGCAGCTTATAAGACGATCAAGGAGCACTTTGACTGGTTTCGTACTAGTCCCATGACCGAGCATCAAAAGAATTTAGGAAAATCATGCATTCCATCTCACTACGCTGTATTAATGCATAGTGATGTGATTGTTGACCAGGACCGGGTGGGGACAACCTCGATTACATCGTTGGATATTCATGATATTGCTCGTTCAGCAAGGACATACGGTCTTGATGGATACTTTTTAGTTTCTCCATTAAAGGATCAGCAGCAGATAGCACAGACGCTGCTCGACTTCTGGCAAGAGGGTAAGGGAGTAACTTACAATGCCCAACGAGCAGAGGCTCTGGCATCGGTTGCGCTTAAAAATAATCTATCAGAAGTGCTTATGGAGATTGAGGCAAGAGAAGGAAAGAAGCCTCTGATCATAGCAACATCGGCACGAGAAGTTGATCATCCATCGCTCATTACCTACTATGACCAAGGTGATGTTTGGTCTCAGGAGCGGCCAGTTCTCCTTGTATTTGGAACTGGAAGGGGGTTGGCACCGGAGGTTGTTGCCTCAAGTGACTATCTATTGCTGCCGGTAGCGGGTTTTACAGAATTTAATCATTTGTCTGTGCGTTCGGCAGTAGCGGTTATTTTTGACCGCTGGCTTGGGTGGAATCGCAAGCGGATATGA
- a CDS encoding SPFH/Band 7/PHB domain protein has product MIVEGFIIFFICLVLFVMLTISRATYLVQQSEVIVVERLGRFHSLLTPGLHFVVPFIDLPRSTMWTMIKPTSDNHWYRYYKNVSRIDLREAVYDFPKQNVITKDNVTMEINALLYYQITDPKCAMYEVQDLPLAIEQLTQTTLRDVIGSMDLDETLSSRSQINERLRIILDEATDKWGVRINRVELKDVNPPHEIRIAMEKQMKAERDRRALILEAEGAKRAAILEAEGYKEAKITHAEGDAQARLNQVHAESESLKVLRNVLPENADPTAYLIALNYIKALPEMMKGKDDKMIIVPYEASSLVGSLATIKELFDKTKK; this is encoded by the coding sequence ATGATCGTCGAAGGATTCATCATCTTTTTTATATGCCTCGTATTGTTTGTTATGCTCACGATTTCGCGTGCAACCTATCTGGTCCAACAATCTGAGGTCATAGTCGTTGAGCGTCTCGGGAGATTTCATTCTCTATTAACGCCCGGGCTTCATTTTGTCGTACCATTCATTGATCTACCACGTTCAACAATGTGGACCATGATCAAGCCAACATCGGACAATCACTGGTACCGCTATTATAAAAACGTATCGCGCATTGATCTTCGTGAAGCTGTGTACGACTTTCCAAAACAAAACGTAATTACCAAAGATAACGTTACAATGGAAATCAACGCACTGCTCTACTATCAAATCACTGATCCCAAGTGTGCAATGTATGAAGTACAAGATCTTCCTCTTGCTATCGAACAACTTACACAAACAACCTTACGTGACGTGATTGGTTCAATGGACCTTGATGAGACACTATCATCACGGAGCCAAATCAATGAACGACTTCGCATCATCCTTGATGAAGCAACCGATAAATGGGGGGTACGGATCAACCGTGTTGAACTTAAAGATGTAAACCCACCACACGAGATCCGTATTGCGATGGAAAAGCAGATGAAAGCAGAACGCGATCGTCGTGCATTAATTCTTGAAGCTGAAGGCGCAAAGCGCGCCGCCATCCTGGAAGCAGAAGGCTACAAAGAAGCTAAGATCACACACGCCGAAGGTGACGCTCAGGCACGGCTCAATCAGGTCCATGCAGAATCGGAATCACTCAAGGTACTTCGCAATGTTCTTCCCGAAAATGCAGATCCAACTGCATACCTCATCGCATTGAATTATATCAAGGCGTTACCTGAAATGATGAAGGGGAAGGATGACAAGATGATCATTGTTCCGTATGAAGCAAGTTCTTTAGTAGGATCACTTGCAACCATCAAAGAGCTGTTTGATAAAACAAAAAAATAA
- a CDS encoding NfeD family protein, giving the protein MLHQIIILLTPLKIYAWLITALAFMVAELTTPGLFFFLAFGAGSCIGALLTWHGSPFTTQASGALISSLISVWILRKLFAQHISAKQHVRTNYEALSGQTGIVTKTIQPHQSGLVKTKGEVWPAKSETNDSIASETIVSVSRIVGNHIIVKPLLLLFACSSLGSLQGVVTDYFTKPDGEIMTDDEVIEACCNPSYHLHHPISRIERLAEADRNWANRHYNGATCYFFTTSGTRVREGEFDFQTTMEEIDAPGIADTLFLRPFDGLSNTLYRNEEVGNMVASQDAANCIPYIKAICAMRSRSAVSPTNSDDRIAKVKGKSVTLAKDCPAGTDYQVDAHLVDFSNWIALSERFKFAAAHGCITQRFQFSPLEHNYELMNPELYPRLSAEDFKKEIYAKVLHRRIKRIGITTLIALAAAYGFKKLYTAIFTRKPGAAQKLAENKTQSSHEHKCTSEELL; this is encoded by the coding sequence ATGCTACACCAAATCATCATTCTCCTCACACCTCTTAAAATATACGCATGGCTTATTACCGCGCTTGCGTTCATGGTTGCTGAGCTTACAACTCCAGGTCTCTTTTTCTTTCTCGCATTCGGCGCCGGATCATGCATTGGTGCACTCTTGACATGGCATGGATCCCCATTCACTACCCAAGCATCAGGTGCGCTCATCAGCTCACTGATCAGTGTATGGATCCTGCGAAAACTGTTTGCGCAACATATCAGTGCCAAGCAGCATGTGCGAACAAATTATGAGGCTCTATCCGGCCAAACTGGAATTGTTACCAAAACAATCCAACCGCATCAAAGTGGATTAGTTAAAACAAAAGGTGAAGTATGGCCAGCAAAATCAGAAACCAACGACTCCATTGCGTCGGAAACCATCGTCTCCGTTTCTCGTATTGTAGGAAATCATATTATTGTTAAGCCATTGCTACTTCTTTTTGCATGTTCTTCGCTAGGCTCATTACAAGGCGTCGTTACAGACTATTTTACTAAACCCGATGGTGAGATAATGACTGATGATGAAGTAATAGAAGCATGCTGCAATCCGTCCTATCACCTGCATCATCCAATAAGTCGCATAGAGCGCCTTGCTGAAGCAGATCGCAACTGGGCGAATCGCCACTACAACGGAGCCACATGCTACTTCTTTACAACTTCAGGTACAAGAGTAAGAGAAGGCGAATTTGATTTTCAAACAACAATGGAAGAAATAGATGCTCCTGGTATTGCTGATACATTATTTTTGAGACCTTTTGATGGATTGTCTAATACGCTATACAGGAATGAGGAGGTAGGCAATATGGTAGCTTCCCAGGATGCTGCGAACTGTATCCCATACATAAAAGCGATATGCGCCATGCGATCAAGAAGTGCAGTATCTCCTACTAATTCTGACGATAGAATTGCCAAAGTGAAGGGAAAGAGTGTCACATTAGCCAAAGATTGCCCAGCAGGGACAGATTACCAAGTAGATGCACATTTGGTAGATTTTTCAAACTGGATTGCGCTTTCTGAACGGTTTAAATTTGCTGCCGCACATGGTTGCATTACACAAAGATTCCAATTCTCCCCCCTGGAGCATAACTACGAGCTAATGAATCCAGAATTATACCCTCGCCTTTCTGCTGAAGACTTTAAGAAGGAAATCTATGCCAAAGTTCTTCATAGACGGATAAAAAGAATTGGAATTACAACTTTGATAGCACTAGCAGCCGCATATGGTTTTAAAAAATTATATACCGCTATATTCACACGCAAGCCAGGGGCTGCTCAAAAACTTGCCGAAAATAAGACTCAATCATCTCATGAACATAAATGTACTTCAGAGGAGCTATTATGA